From one Salinibacterium hongtaonis genomic stretch:
- a CDS encoding quinone-dependent dihydroorotate dehydrogenase, protein MYRFIFSTFLTRLDPEVAHGLAFGVIRALPYIGLGALARAYAKPDPSLRVQALGLTFESPFGIAAGFDKEGLAIRGLGQLGFGHVEVGTLTAQAQPGNPKPRMFRLVADRALINRMGFNNHGAAEAAPRLARERRRSVRPIIGANIGKSRVVDVDAAIDDYLTSTRLLAPVSDYLVVNVSSPNTPGLRGLQELDRLAPLLTAVRDAAGGKPVLVKIAPDLSDDEVRRIAELTTSLDLGGVIATNTTISREGLAADAGLIERIGAGGLSGAPLKERSLAVLRLLRATLPAETCVISVGGVETAAEVAERLAAGATLVQGYTGFIYEGPLWAARINRGLARLAGAA, encoded by the coding sequence GCGCGCTCGCTCGAGCCTATGCGAAGCCGGATCCGAGCCTTCGGGTGCAGGCCCTCGGCCTCACATTCGAGTCGCCTTTCGGCATTGCCGCGGGGTTCGACAAGGAGGGTCTTGCCATTCGTGGGCTTGGGCAGTTGGGGTTCGGCCACGTTGAAGTAGGTACGCTCACCGCACAGGCGCAGCCGGGCAACCCCAAGCCGCGCATGTTCAGACTTGTGGCCGATCGCGCGTTGATCAACCGCATGGGGTTCAATAACCACGGCGCTGCCGAGGCGGCGCCTCGTCTGGCTCGCGAGCGCCGGCGCTCTGTTCGCCCGATTATCGGGGCGAATATCGGAAAGAGTCGAGTAGTGGATGTCGACGCTGCCATCGACGATTACCTCACCAGCACTCGTCTGCTCGCGCCCGTGAGCGACTACCTCGTGGTCAACGTGAGCTCCCCGAATACGCCGGGTCTGCGGGGACTCCAAGAGCTCGATCGTCTCGCGCCGCTACTGACCGCGGTGCGGGATGCTGCTGGCGGCAAGCCCGTGCTCGTCAAGATCGCACCCGACCTCTCTGATGACGAAGTGCGCCGCATCGCTGAGCTCACAACGAGCCTCGACCTTGGCGGCGTCATCGCGACCAACACGACTATTTCGCGCGAAGGTCTTGCAGCCGATGCCGGACTCATCGAGCGCATCGGCGCTGGCGGGCTCTCTGGCGCACCTCTCAAGGAGCGCTCGCTCGCGGTACTGCGTTTGCTGCGGGCCACCCTGCCTGCCGAGACCTGTGTGATTTCGGTCGGCGGGGTCGAGACCGCAGCTGAGGTCGCAGAGCGGCTGGCCGCTGGGGCAACGCTCGTGCAGGGTTATACGGGATTCATCTATGAGGGTCCTCTCTGGGCAGCCCGCATCAACCGCGGTCTCGCGCGCCTCGCTGGCGCAGCCTGA
- the erpA gene encoding iron-sulfur cluster insertion protein ErpA yields the protein MTDTTVTQTASPGVVTSESGHGVLLSDAAAAKVKSLYEQEGRDDLRLRVAVQPGGCSGLIYQLYFDERLLEGDSTVDFDGVEVVVDKMSVPYLEGASIDFEDTIQKQGFTIDNPNAGGSCACGDSFH from the coding sequence ATGACCGACACCACAGTGACCCAGACAGCATCCCCGGGCGTAGTGACCAGCGAGAGCGGCCACGGAGTGCTCCTGAGCGATGCAGCAGCAGCAAAGGTCAAGTCCCTGTACGAGCAGGAGGGCCGTGATGACCTTCGCCTGCGCGTTGCCGTCCAGCCGGGCGGATGCTCGGGGCTCATCTACCAGCTCTACTTTGACGAGCGCCTGCTCGAGGGTGACTCCACCGTCGATTTTGATGGTGTTGAGGTCGTCGTCGACAAGATGAGCGTGCCCTACCTCGAAGGGGCGAGCATCGATTTCGAAGACACAATCCAAAAGCAGGGATTCACTATCGACAACCCGAACGCTGGCGGTAGCTGCGCTTGTGGGGATTCCTTCCACTAA
- a CDS encoding dipeptidase, producing the protein MTSMDITGSGASADDFARELRGIVSAGLPAAIADLTGLVRIPSVSWPAFDPAFVSQSADAVAEHLRDLGVFDSVVVSSAPIGDGEAHGKPAVLATRAAKAGAPTVLLYAHHDVQPPGDDTDWDSPPFEPALRGERLYGRGTADDKAGVIAHVAAIRALFEALDNDVDLGIAVFIEGEEESGSPSFANFLTQHRAELAADVIVVADSDNWNVTTPSLTVSLRGNVAAVLEVRTLEHASHSGMFGGAVPDAMMALTRLLSSFHTDDGSVAVDGLTTHPMETPEYSEETLRRDAGLLDGVRPVGSGSILSRLWAGPAITITGIDAPTVANASNTLTPMARARVSVRVAPGQDAGEAYAAIERHIRDNTPFGARVTLSDVEVGNPFLVDTQGWAVAEATRAMEDAWGTPAVLAGIGGSIPFIADLVEVFPQAQILVTGVEDPDTRAHSPNESLHLGVFERAILTEALLLARLNAKNRA; encoded by the coding sequence ATGACATCAATGGACATCACAGGTTCAGGGGCATCGGCAGACGACTTCGCGCGCGAGCTCCGCGGCATCGTTTCTGCCGGCCTGCCCGCCGCGATTGCCGACCTTACTGGACTGGTTCGAATCCCGTCAGTTTCATGGCCGGCGTTTGACCCAGCATTTGTCTCGCAGAGCGCGGATGCGGTCGCAGAACACCTGCGCGATCTAGGCGTATTCGACTCTGTTGTCGTTTCTAGCGCCCCGATTGGCGATGGCGAGGCCCACGGAAAGCCTGCGGTTCTCGCGACGCGTGCAGCCAAAGCTGGCGCGCCGACCGTTCTGCTCTATGCACACCACGATGTCCAGCCGCCCGGAGACGACACCGACTGGGATTCCCCGCCGTTTGAGCCGGCCCTGCGGGGGGAGCGTCTCTACGGACGGGGCACCGCCGACGACAAGGCCGGAGTCATCGCGCATGTCGCTGCCATTCGAGCCCTCTTCGAGGCGCTCGATAACGACGTCGACCTCGGCATTGCCGTCTTCATTGAGGGAGAAGAGGAGTCAGGTTCGCCGTCGTTCGCCAACTTCCTCACTCAGCACCGCGCTGAGCTTGCCGCCGATGTGATTGTTGTCGCCGATTCCGATAACTGGAATGTGACGACCCCCTCCCTGACGGTTTCGCTGCGGGGCAACGTCGCGGCGGTCCTCGAGGTGCGCACGCTCGAGCACGCATCCCACTCGGGAATGTTCGGGGGAGCCGTGCCTGACGCCATGATGGCGCTCACCCGTCTTCTTTCTTCGTTCCACACCGACGACGGCTCGGTCGCCGTCGATGGTCTGACCACCCACCCCATGGAGACTCCCGAATACTCGGAAGAGACACTCCGGCGTGATGCTGGCCTGCTCGACGGTGTGCGCCCCGTCGGCAGCGGAAGCATCCTTTCCCGGTTGTGGGCAGGCCCGGCAATTACGATCACCGGCATCGACGCGCCGACCGTAGCGAACGCATCCAACACTCTGACGCCTATGGCGCGCGCTCGAGTGAGCGTGCGCGTGGCCCCGGGGCAAGACGCGGGGGAGGCCTACGCGGCCATCGAGCGTCACATCCGCGACAACACTCCATTCGGTGCGCGGGTCACGCTGAGCGATGTCGAAGTTGGCAACCCGTTCCTCGTCGACACGCAGGGTTGGGCCGTGGCCGAGGCCACGCGGGCCATGGAGGATGCGTGGGGCACGCCAGCGGTTCTTGCCGGCATTGGTGGGTCCATCCCGTTCATCGCCGATCTCGTCGAGGTGTTTCCCCAAGCTCAGATCCTCGTTACCGGCGTCGAAGACCCCGACACCAGGGCCCACAGCCCCAACGAGTCACTGCATTTGGGTGTTTTTGAGCGAGCCATTCTCACGGAGGCCCTGCTGCTCGCTCGCCTCAACGCCAAAAACCGCGCCTGA
- a CDS encoding DUF3043 domain-containing protein, with protein MAKPARDIEPDSELTTDNAPGKGRPTPTRKEREAANQRPLVSNDRKTANREAKAKYNEARDRARVGMANGEEKYLPARDKGAQRKYVRDYVDARFSIGELMIPVMLLIIVMSFVADPLIGIVSVFVLWAFFLLAVLDCIVAGWLVTRRLTAKFGTVQKGTRWYCAMRCLQMRPMRLPKPQVKRREFPA; from the coding sequence ATGGCCAAGCCTGCACGCGATATCGAGCCCGACAGCGAGCTCACAACGGACAATGCGCCCGGTAAGGGCCGTCCGACGCCCACCCGCAAGGAGCGAGAGGCAGCTAATCAGCGCCCCCTCGTCTCGAACGACCGCAAGACGGCCAACCGGGAGGCGAAAGCTAAGTACAACGAGGCCCGCGACCGTGCCCGCGTAGGCATGGCCAATGGCGAAGAGAAGTATCTTCCGGCCCGAGACAAGGGTGCCCAGCGCAAATACGTGCGCGACTACGTTGATGCACGCTTCAGCATCGGCGAGCTCATGATTCCCGTAATGCTCCTCATCATCGTGATGTCGTTTGTTGCGGACCCGCTCATCGGCATCGTGAGTGTGTTCGTGCTGTGGGCCTTCTTCTTGCTCGCCGTGCTCGATTGCATCGTGGCGGGCTGGCTGGTTACTCGTCGACTCACGGCCAAGTTCGGCACAGTTCAGAAGGGCACCCGTTGGTACTGCGCGATGCGCTGCCTCCAGATGCGCCCCATGCGACTGCCCAAGCCGCAGGTGAAGCGCCGGGAGTTCCCGGCTTAG